The stretch of DNA CAGTGTTTTTGAGGATTAAAATACAAAACTTTCAATAGCCCACTTAATATAAATTTGATAAATACAAAGATAAATACGTAAATTTTTAATCGTTGCTTTAAATAATTATCGGTACTTTATCGGATTACCAAAATAACGACATAATCTTTAAACAAAAATACCTAAACTTTATTGCATATTTACATTTTAGACCTTTGTTTCTTTGATAATCAGCAATAGATAAGTAAAAACGCTATACAAAAAAAATCTAGTTATTTAATCAAATTAAGCGTTTTCAACTAATAAAACCATTATTTAAATCATTATTTATTGCTAATTACAGAGGATTATTATGGAAAATATGCAAGCTGGGCAAATGGCTCATCCCAACGATACAAGCAAAGCCAACGAACATCAAGCCCTTTTAGATTTAGTTCCTACCGAGACTGCAACTCACACCGCTATTGCTAGCGGCAGCTGGTTCGATCCTAATACTTGGAAAGATGGTGTAGTTCCCACAGCAGGTGCAATTGTCCATATCCCAGAAAATATTAGCGTCACTTATGAGGGCTACTCCGATGCCCCAATTTTTGCCCTACGAGTAGATGGCAATTTAACTTTCACAGCAGAAAATGGTACAGATACCAAAATTGTTGTCGATACATTATATACAACTACTAAAAGTCATTTTGAAATTGATGCTGACGCTACTACTGATGGTACCGTCGATATCGAAATCCGCCCCTTTGATATTGAAGCTCATAAAGCAATGGGAGCATTAGGTTGGAATATGGCAGCTATGCAACATTACAGTGATGGTGCTACTGTCACCGATACTGGTGCTGGCACTCGTCGCACCAGAGACTATGAAACAGTTGAGGATGGTGCTGGGGTTCTTGGCAGATATAACTGGGATCCCAAACAATTATCTCTCGGTATTGTTACTCATGGTGCTGTCCGTATAAATGGTCGGGAGAAACTTGCCAAAACTACTGCATCCGAAGTTGCTATGACTGGAGATATCAGCATCGAACTGGGAGATGTTCCCAGTGGTTGGCAAGTCGGCGATCGAATTGTCATAGTTGGTACACACTATGTAGAACGCGAAGCTAATACAGGCGAATCTCTCGGTAGCCAGGATGAAATTCGCACAATTACTCAAATTGATGGTAATAAAATTACTTTCGATCGCGCTTTAGATTTTAACCATGACACCCCTCGCGAGGGACTCGATGCCTATGTAACTAATTTAACCCGCAATATCAAAGTTCATAGTTCTACCGATATCTCAATTGAAGGCGTGCTTGAAGCTGATGATGTAGGTGATGTTGCCACTACCCTCGGTCATGTAATGTTCATGCACAATGAAGACGTGCAGGTAAGATATGCTGCCTTTGACGATTTAGGGCGCACTAATAAAAATGACGTTCTCGACGATTTTCAACGCCAAGGCTTCGATGGTCTAGATGCCGAGCGGAAAACTGAAAACGGCGAGTGGGTAACAACCCCTGTCAATCAGATTACTAATATACGTGGTCGCTATGCCGTTCATTTACATCGTGCTGGAGCCACGGCAACCGATAGTACCGCTTTAATACAAGGTTCGGTAATTACTGGAGGTCCTGGTTGGGGCTTTGTCAGCCACGATAGCAGTGCTGATTTTTATGACAATATTACCTACGGCGTGTTGGGTACAGGTTTTATGGCTGAAACAGGTAATGAGACAGGTACCTGGGCTCGTAATATCGCCATCAACACTTATGGTGCCGATTACAACGACCGTATTTTTACTCCTTCAGGCGATAAATATCTCTTTGAGAACAACAGCACCGATCTAACTACGATTCTCGAAAAACGCGGATCTTGGAAAAACCACGATATGGGTCACTTTGGCGATGGATTTTGGTTTCAGGGCAAGCTAATTAATGTTGTTGATAATGTTTCAGCTAACTCTGGATTAGACGGTTACTTTTACATGTTTCGTGCTCCAGATCAAATTAACGTCGATCCTAATGTTTTGGTAGAGCCATTATCCGTTCATAGTCCCGACGGCATCCATCCTTTTGCGCCAGGACTAAATGTTTTTGTAGGGAATGAGTCTATTGCCGATACTCGTGGCTTAGAAATGATCGGTATTGGCGGAGGGAGAACTAATGACGAACGTTCGGTAATTAATAATTTTACTGCCTGGGAAGTCGGAGATGTTGGTACGGGTGCTCAATATTATCCAGGCTATACCATTAAAAACTCTACCTTTATTGCTTCTACCAACCCTAAAGCTAATGCTGCCGATGGAGTTCTTTGGCGACAAGTACAAGTTGACACGGTGCTAGCTAATCTAGAAATTATCGGTTTTGACCAACAGTACGATCTACGTAAAAAGTGGTCTAGTGGCACTCTCAGTCAGCAAGGATTTGACGACCCTTACACTGTTATCAAAGAGGCTCTTGCTAATGGCGAACCCAATCCTCTACCCAATGGTTATGCTCATGTTTTGATCGATTCTGGATTCACTGCTGCCCAAGCTTCACAGAGTCAGTTTATGGGTAGTACCTTCGATCGCAATTACGATTTAATTCTCACTAGTGCCGACTTAGAGATTGGACGTTTTGAGATCGAGCTAGACGATCGCTCGCTCAAAATAGACCTCGACAATAAAAACATTACTTATGGTACGGCTCCTGACGATCCTGTCCGTCCTACTTTGCAAGAAGGTCATGTTTTGTTACTTAAAGGTACTAAAACAGATAGCATTGGCACTATTCCTATCGATTATCTTAACAACTCCTTAGTTTGGCATGAGGATGCGGTACAACATCGCCTTGAAACCTTTGGTTACCATCAGATGGCAAACGGATCTATTGGCGTTATTTTAGCCGAGCTATTCTCCGATCGCTACACTGCTGAAAAACATATCGTACAATTTGTTGCCGAGTTAGATCCCCGCTGGGAAATAATGGATGGTATTAATTTGGGAGTCTTCAATTCTGCTGACTATCCTAATGTTTATATACCTGAGTTTTTACTCAATCCCGAAGGTATTTCTTTATTCGCTCCAGCTACTTCTACTGATGGAATTTATCGAATTGCCGTTGGTGGTGGAGAATTTACCGATCTTAACGGAAAGGTTTGGGCTGCAGATTATGGATTCTCTGGAGGCACAGCTTATTACAAAGCTCAAGAAATTGCCAACACTGACAACGATAAAATTCACTATGGCAAGCGAGCTGGTAACAATTTTTCATATGATATCGAACTGTCTAACGGTACTTATGACGTAGCTCTACACTTTATGGAGCCTAGAAGTGATGCTCAGATTGGTAGTCGCGTATTTGATGTCTATGCAGAAAATAACTTGATGCTCGACAACTATGACATAATGGTCGCGCTTGGTGCTGAAGCTGCTCCTCTGACAGCTATTACTACTACTTTGAGCAATATTAAAGTAGTTGATGGAATACTCGACCTCGACTTTTCTAATGTTGCTGGTCTACCCGTTACCCTTTCAGGTATCGAAATTTCTCCAGTCACTCCAGATGATACTCCTACAAATCTTCCCACCGTTGGCGAACAAATTGCTAAACTGACAGCTTCTGATGCAGCAGCAAACGATATGTTTGGTATGGCTGTGGCAATTGATGGCGAGACTATGGTTATTGGTGCTCTATTAGATGATGACAATGTTACCAATAGCGGTTCGGCATATATCTTTACTAAAGATACAGATGGTAACTGGATAGAAACGGCTAAACTGACAGCTTCTGATGCAGCAAATAATGACCAGTTTGGTCGCAGTATCAGTATTGATAACGATACTATGGTTATTGGTGCTAGATATGATGACGATAACGGTAGCAATAGCGGCTCGGCATACATCTTTACTCGTCAAGCCAATGGCAATTGGACTCAGTCTGCCAAACTAACTGCTGCTGATGGTGCAAGGGGCGATGAATTTGGCTCTGTTTCTATTAGCGGCAATAATGTAGTCATCGGTGCTTTTGGTGATGACGATAAGGGTAGTAATAGCGGTGCAGCATACATCTTTACCCAACAAGCAAATGGTAGCTGGACTCAGTCTGCTAAACTAACTGCTGATGATGGAGAAAGTGGTGATGAACTTGGTCGTCGTTCGATTGCTATTAATGGCAATACAGCAATTGTTGGTGCTCGTGGCGATGACGACAACGGTAGTAACAGCGGCGCAGCATATATCTTTACCCAGCAAGCTAACGGCAGTTGGACTCAGACAGCCAAACTCAAAGCTGCTGATGCAGAAAGCAACGATTTATTTGGGATGTCTGTTTCTATTGATGGTGATACCGCAGTTGTCGGTTCTCGATATGATGATGATAAGGGTAGTAATAGCGGCTCGGCATACATCTTTACTCGTCAAGCCAATGGTAATTGGACTCAAACTGCAAAATTGACTGCCGATGATGGAGAAAGTGGTGATGAATTTGGCTATTCTGTCTCTATCAAAGATGATACTTTAATTATCGGTGCTTGGCAGGATAAAGATGGTGCTAGCAATAACGGCTCGGCATACATTTTTACTCGTCAAGCCAATGGTAATTGGACTCAGACAGCCAAACTCAAAGCTGCTGATGGAGCAGATGGTGATAAGTTCGGCTATTCTGCTACTACTGATGGCAATAACGTAGTCGTTGGAGCTTTTGAAGATGATGGTATTGGTAGTAATAGTGGCTCGGCATATGTCTTTTCACTAGGACACAATCCCTCTGATAATTTAACTCCTGTTGTCGTAGCCGACACCATTACCGTCGATGAAAACAGTACTAATAATGCTATTGATGTTCTGGCGAATGATACTAGTTTCGGTGATGGCTTGATGTCATTGAGTGCCGATCCTACTAGCATAAATGGCGGCACTATCTCGATCGACGATCGAGGTACAACCGATGCTACTGACGATCTTCTTGTTTACACTCCCGCTACCGACTTTAGTGGTACCGATCTCTTTTCTTACAGTATTATTGACACCAACGGTGATGTAGCAACTACTGATGTAACGGTCACAATTAATCCAGATACATCAGAAAATTCTCCACTTCGGATTGACGTTGGCGGACGTGGATTTACTGACATCAATGGCAATGTTTGGCAAGCTGATTATGGCTTCCAGGGGGGGTTAGATCATTATAGGACGCAGGAAATTGCTGGCACTGACAACGATGAAATTTTCTATGGCAAACGTTATGGTAGAAATATCTCTTACGACATTGCTATGGAAAACGGTAATTACGATGTTGTAATTCATATGATGGAGCCACAAAGTGATGCTGCGGTTGGTCGTCGGGTTTTTGATGTCTACGCCGAACAAGAATTGGCAATGGATAACTACGATATTTGGGCGGATATGGGAACTAATGCTGCTCCTATAACTGCCGTATCTGTTACTTTACCTAATATTACCGTTACTGATGGCTCTCTTGACTTAGACTTCGCATCCGAAATTGACTCGTATCGTCCTGTTAATTTCGCTGGAATTGAAATATATTCTTCTATCTAATAGTCTTCTATAGCTTTGCTAGATGTATTGCTATCGTATAAAATTGAAGCTTTTTTCAAATAGATACAAGTTTTAATCGATTTAGCTTATATTCCTTGTCAAAAGTCTGGTTTTAAATCGTCCGCAGTCTAGTAATTATAAAGAAGGGTTGGGTCAGTTGCGATCGCAGTTTACTCAACTCTTTTTTTCGGCAAATTGCTGTACCTTAAATGAGCTTAGAAGAATTAAGTCTAAGAGAATTTTTCTTAACCAGCAATGCCACAATAGAACTAAAACTATTTATTTAACGATTATTTTAAATCGATCGATCGCTTGTGCATTATGAATACTTCAAATAATTCTAATAAACATCAATCGAAACTTATCCGTCTCAAAGCAATCGAAAAAATCTATGGTAGCGGTAATACTGCCGTTCATGCTTTAGATAAGGTAGATCTGACTATCTTAAAGGGTGAGTATTGCTCGATTATGGGTGCTTCTGGTTCTGGTAAATCTACGGTAATGAATATTATCGGTTGCTTAGATCGCCCTACTAAAGGCAATTACTATTTAGATAACGTAGCCGTCGCAAAACTTTCTGACGAAGAACTAGCCACGATTCGCAACCGTAAAATCGGTTTTGTCTTTCAACAGTTTCACTTACTGCCTCAAGTTAGCGCGTTGGAAAATGTGATGTTACCGATGGTATATGCAGGGGTATCTAGTCGAGAAAGACGCGATCGCGCTGTAGAAGCTCTAACTAAAGTTGGTTTAGGCAATCGACTTCATAATAAACCCAATCAGCTTTCAGGAGGACAGCAACAGCGTGTGGCGATCGCTCGTGCGATCGTCAATCGTCCTTTGTTATTATTAGCCGACGAACCGACTGGTGCTTTAGATTCTCAGACTACCAAAGAAGTATTAAATATTTTTGGCGAACTTCACGACAGCGGTATTACTGTAGTTATGGTGACTCACGAACCCGATGTAGCACGTTTGACCAAAAGAATTATTTGGTTTAAAGATGGACGGGTAACTCACAATCGTCTTAGTCCAGAGGAAATGCTAGAAGTAGCGGTTGCTTCCTAGAGTAAAGGCAACAGATAAGAGATTTAGACATATAAAAGATTTAGATGGTTTTAGCAATGCTGTATATCTGTATATCTTTAACAAGATAAAAAAATAGGGACGTTGCTAAAAACGCCCCCCGTATATATAAATTGCCTAGCTGTAAATTTTAGCGATCGCGTTCTGCTAGATCTTTACTCGATTTTTCAATCTCAATCGTAGATACCGCGAGTTTATTTTGTGGTGCCTGTTGGACAATCGCTGACTGGAGAATTGGAGTACTCGTAACTGAGTCGCTAGCAAGAGTAAATAGGGGATTGGATAAAATTCCTGCTAGAGAAGTAACTACTGTTGCCAGAACTATACCTACCTGCAAAGGACGCATTCCAGGAATATTCCAACGAATCGGCGGATAGTTTTTTACCGACTCAGACATTTCATGAGGTTCTTTGACAACCATCATTTTGACAACGCGAATGTAGTAGTAAATTGACACTACACTAGCGATCAAGCCTAATAATACTAGGGTATACAAACCTGCTTGCCAGCCAGCCCAGAAAAGATAAATCTTACCGAAAAAGCCAGCTAATGGTGGAATTCCGCCTAAAGAAAGTAGACAGATACTCAAACACAGGGTTAGTAAGGGATCTTTTTGATATAGTCCTGCATATTCGCTAATTTGGTCGGTACCAGTACGAAGTGAAAAGAGAATGATGCAGGTAAATGCCCCCAGATTCATAAACAGATAGACCAGCAAATAGAATATCATTGCTGAATAGCCAGTATCGGTACCCGCAATCAAACCAATCATAATAAAACCAGCTTGAGCAATGGAAGAATAAGCCAGCATCCGCTTAATACTAGTTTGAGCCAAGGCTACAACATTACCTAAAATCAAACTGAGAAGTGCCAGGGCGGTAAAAATAAAGTGCCACTGTTCGGTAACTGCGCCATAAGCGGTAACTAACAAGCGAATTGCCAGGGCAAAACCCGCCGCTTTTGAACCAACAGAGAGAAACGCTACTACGGGTGTGGGAGAACCTTCATAGACATCTGGTGTCCACTGGTGGAAAGGAACGGCAGAAATTTTGAAGGCGATACCAGCAATAATAAAGACTAGAGAAATTGCCAATCCCAAGGAACGTCCAGAACTGATATCGGTAATTGCTGAGGCGATCGCATCGAGATTGGTTTCGCCTCCAGACAAACCATACAGCAACGAAATTCCATAGAGAAAAATTGCCGAACTAGAAGCCCCAATTAACAGATACTTTAACGCGGCTTCGTTAGAACGAGGGTCGCGTTTCATGTATCCCGTCATCAGGTAAGAGGAAATACTCAACATCTCTAGGGAGATAAACACCATCGTTAGTTCGTTTGCCCCCGAAAGAAACATCCCGCCAATGGTTGCTGAGAGCAAAATGCCAATAAATTCGGCTAGAGATGTTCCTGACTGCTGAATATAGCGAATTGACATCGGGATAGTCACCGCAGCCGATAGAGCGACGATACCGCGAAAGACAATACTAAAGTTATCGCTACTAAAAGAACCTAAAAAAGCAATAGGTTCGGGAGTGTCCCATTGGAAAACTAATGCCACGACTGAAGCCAGCAATCCTGCGATCGCCACATAGGGCAACCAGCGATAGGAACTACGTCCTGCAATTAAATCTCCGATTAAAATCACCATTAAGGTGGCAATGATAATACCTTCGGGTAAGATGGTTCCTGCGTTAAGCTGTGAAGCAATATTACTAGAAAAATCCATATTGTTGGAATAGAGGAAAGTAAATAGGGTCGAATAATTACGATCGAAAAGCTTTACAAAGGATTGTAACCTGCAAGCTGCTTGATTCTCTAGGGAATAATATCTGCTTGTCAGTAAAAAAAGAATAGAAACTTTAGATCGATTTTGGTTATGTTGAAATTAAACTTAGGTAAAAGAACTCATATTTTAAAACTTTAGGTTTGGAATGCAGAATGCGACTTTCATTGACACCGCCGTAAATAACGGTGTAACTACGACTAAAAACCAATTTCGGTCTGGAGACTATATATTGGAGACTAGATAAGTCTATATATCTATATATCTGAAAATAAACCTCTATAAAAGATCGACCTCTGTTATTTTACTGCGTTAGCTCGATTTTCTATGTCAACTCTTGTTATTGTCGAATCACCTACTAAAGCTCGTACTATACGTAATTATTTACCTTCCGACTATCAGGTACAAGCCTCGATGGGTCACGTGCGCGATTTGCCTCCCTCGGCAGATGAAATTCCTCCTGCCTATAAAGATAAAGAATGGAAAAATTTGGGAGTAAACGTTGAAGATAAGTTTCAACCGATTTATGTCGTACCTAAGTCGAAAAAGAAAGTCGTCAGCGAACTTAAAGCTGCCCTAAAAGCTGCAGACGAATTGATACTGGCTACGGATGAAGACCGCGAAGGCGAAAGCATTAGCTGGCATCTACTAGAAATACTAAAGCCTAAGATCCCCGTCAAGCGTATGGTATTTCATGAAATTACTCGCGAAGCCATTCAACAGGCACTAAAAGACTGTCGCGATGTGGATGAAAATTTGGTCCACGCTCAAGAAACTCGCCGAATTTTAGACCGTCTGGTAGGTTATACTGTTTCCCCACTGCTGTGGAAAAAGATTTCTAAGGGACTGTCGGCAGGGAGAGTTCAGTCGGTAGCGGTACGTTTGTTAGTAGAGAGAGAAAGAGAACGCCGTGCTTTCCAGTCTGGAGGATATTGGGATTTAAAGGCTCTTTTGGAACAGGATAAAGACCCCTTTGAAGCTAAATTAATTACCCTAGACGGCAAAAAACTGGCTACGGGTAGCGATTTCGACCCCGATACGGGAAAAATTGCCGAAGGTAAAGATGTGGTGCTGTTAGATGAAGCCGAGGCAAACAAGCTCAAAGATAGTCTGATTTCCAAGTCTTGGACGGTAAGCAACCGAGAAGAAAAGGCTACCAAACGCCGCCCCTCTTCTCCTTTTACTACTTCGACTCTGCAACAGGAATCTAACCGCAAACTGGGAATTTCGGCTAGAGAAACGATGCGAATAGCTCAAAAGCTCTACGAACAAGGCTATATCACCTATATGCGAACCGATTCGGTTCACCTGTCCAAACAGGCGATCGCCGCTGCCCGTAGCTGTGTCGAAAATATGTATGGCAAAGAATATTTAAGTCCCAAAGCTCGTCAGTACAGCACTAAAAGCAAAGGGGCGCAGGAAGCACACGAAGCAATTCGTCCTGCGGGCAATACGTTTCGCACTCCCCGAGAAACTGGTTTGGGCGATCGCGAATTTAAACTCTACGATCTAATTTGGAAGCGTACCGTCGCCTGTCAGATGGCAGATGCCAGATTGACTCAAATTGCCGTCGATATCGATGTCGAAAATGCCGTCTTTCGCGCTAACGGACAGCTAATCGATTTTCCTGGATTTTTCAGGGCATACGTCGAAGGTTCTGACGATCCCGATGCAGCTTTGGAAAACCGCGAATCACCTTTACCTCCTTTAAAAGTTGGCGATAAACCCGACTGTAAAGACATAGAAGCGATCGGACACGAAACCCAACCGCCAGCCAGATACACCGAGGCATCTTTGGTCAAAACTCTAGAAAAAGAAGGTATCGGTAGACCCAGTACGTACGCCAGCGTTATGGGAACCATTAGCGATCGCGGCTACGTACAGATGCGCGGTAAGGCATTGATCCCCACTTTTACCGCCTTTGCCGTTACCAGCCTATTAGAAGAACACTTCCCCGATCTGGTAGATACTGATTTTACTTCCAAAATGGAAGAAACTTTAGACGAAATTGCTAGAGGCGGTGCGGAGTGGCTACCCTATCTGCAAAAATTCTATCAGGGAGATGAAGGCTTGCGGAATCAAATCGATCTTAAAACCGAAGCCATCGATCCCGCTACGGCAAAAACTATCAAACTAGACAATCTAGATGCCCAAGTTCGCATCGGTCGTTATGGTCCCTATATCGAAATTACTAACGGCGAAGAAGAACTAAAGGTTTCAATTCCTGTAGACCTTACTCCAGCCGATCTTAACCCCGAACAGGTAGAAACTCTCGTCCGCCAAAAAATGGCAGGACCAGAAAAAGTAGGACTGCACCCCGAAACTGACGAACCAATCTATTTAAAGACAGGTCCCTATGGCGATTACGTCCAGTTAGGAGACAAAACCGACGATCGCCCCAAACCCAAACAAATTTCCATACCTAAAAACGTCAAAAAAGAAGATGTCACTTTAGATATGGCAGTGGGCTTGTTATCTTTGCCCCGACTGTTAGGAGAACATCCAGGTACGGGCGGTAAAATCAAAGCGGCGATCGGACGTTTTGGTCCTTATGTAGTTCACGAATTTAAAGACCCCGAAGAGAAAAAAATCAAAAGAGACTATCGTTCGTTAAAAGGCGAAGATGATGTTTTAACGGTTAGTTACGATCGCGCTATGGAATTATTATCTCAACCCAAGCGATCGCGTCGTGGCGGCACGAAAAAACCTCTCAGAGAGTTGGGAGAGCATCCAGAAGACAAAGAGCCAGTAAATGTCTATAAAGGACCTTACGGTAACTATGTCAAACACGGCAAGATCAACGCTGGTCTGCCTAAAGATGAAACCGTAGAAGGTATTACTCTAGAAAAGGCTTTAAAACTACTAGCAGAAAAAGCAGCTACCAAAAATACTCGCAAAACCACCAAAAAGAAAACTACTACTAAAAAAACTACAGCTAAGAAAAAGACTACCAAGACTAAAAAATCATCATCGTAAATGTATTGTTTTTAATCTTTGCTATTTCCATAGCCTTACAAATCCAGCTTGCTCAAAATGACGGGCGTTTGTTAAAGCTAGTGAAAAACATATAATCGCAGGAGTGAAGAGAAAATAAGTTTAGTTATAATTCTCTTCTACTCTTTGCTTCATGCTCGCCACTTATTGTATTATCCGCCGTATTCCCAACCAGTGGTTTCGAGTAAAAGCTGCTTACCTTCGCGGTGTATGCCAGAAGCGACTACTTCTCCTACATAAACAGTATGATCGCCTTCTTCTACCGTACCCACGACATTACATTCAATGTAGCCTAGTGAATCTTTAATAATCGGACAGCCTGTAGCTTCACCCTGGTAAAATTCTACATCTTCAAATTTATTACCCACGCGAGATTTGGGTTTAAAAAAGGAAGCAGCTAAATCTTTTTGTCCTTCATCGAGAAAGCTGATAGCAAACACTCCAGTATTTTTAACCATCTCGTGAGAACCAGTACCTTTTTTGACGCAATTAACTACTAAAGGTGGTTTAAATGAAGACTGCATCAACCAGCTTACGGTAAACCCATTCATTTCTTCCCCATCTTTGACACCACAGATATAAAGACCGTGAGGAATCTTGCGTAACATGGTTTTTTTTGCTTTTTCGTCTAGCAAAATTATTACTCCCAATAATATGATTATGTTTGTGTTTCGACGATTAGTTTATCAAGCTTCAGCCTTACGGCAAACTCTACTTTAGTTATAAAGTGTTTTGGCTGTTTAGAAAGATAACTTCGCTGTGACGGAAGCTATATATTTAATTTTTAGTCCGAGATCGATTGAGATAATATTCTCCTCTGGGAAATAAATCGGTATTGCGCGGTTGGGGTTTGCCGTCTTTGGCATGAGAAAACATACGGACGCTAGCATTTTTAATATCGCGGCGCATGGCGGCTAGATCGAATCCTGCCTTAGTTAAAAAATCTATGACTTTGGGGCGATCGAATTTAGCTAGTAGTCGATCTTTATTAAACTCTACGGGATGTTCGCTGCCAATTAAAATCCAAAGATTGCCACCCATGCCAACTCTAGTAACATGGGGAAAAACGCTACGCATAGTTTGAAGTGTACCCGCTCCTACATCCCACTCGACAAAAAATCCCCCTGGTTTGAGGCGCGATCGCACTTCTTGGAAAAACTCAGCCGAATAAAGCATTCCCGCACGCGATCGCCAGGGCTGGATAGCATCAGCTTCAATAATATCGAATTTGCGCTCGGCGTGGATTAACTCTCTGCGTCCATCACCGATAATAATTTCATAACGCGGATCGGCAAACAAATAGCTGAGGGGTTTGCCAACAGGAGTGTGAGAATATTCTTTGAGTACGGGGAGTTCTGCACCTAAAAGCTCTACAATGCGGATATATTCAGTATCGGGATTGACACCGATGGTATGAGGCGTACCACCAGAACCCAAACCGATTATCATGATTTCGGTTGGCTGAGGATGTAACAAAGCGGGTACGCTACCGAGTAAGCCATGCAGGTGTAAATAGGGAAAATTTGCCTGTATTTGCCCACTAGCGAACAGTACGGCTTTTTTATTTGGTTGGGTTTCGGCGATCGCCGCTACGCTAGTAGAATCTTCGGCATGAATAAAGTAAGCATCAGGTTTGACTCCCTGCAAAGCAGCCCAAAGACGATTGTTATTGGGAAAAAAGATAATTGTAACTATTAGAACTAGTGCCAAAACTGTAGTAAATTTAAACCGCAGCCACTTAGGACGCATAGCGATAATAAAGCCCAAGCCTAATACGGCTAAAAGTCTTAAAGAACCAGCAGTTCCTAACTTGTCTAGCAACAATAAACCCGTTGATAAACCTCCCGTCGTATTGCCCAAAATATTGAACAGCATCAAAAAACCTACTCGTCTGCCGATGCGATCGCGCTCTGTTTGTACGGCTTTTTGTACGATGGGAAAATAGAAGCCCAAGAGCAAATTAGGTATAACCATCATTACTGTAGGCACGACTAGATATTTAAACCATACTGCCCCGTCGAGATGATTGGGATCGATAAAACCAATGTCCGAGCGCAACCCTGGATGCTGCTGCCAATAGATACTAATACCCCAGATGGCGATCGCGCTATATGCCGCAACCATTCCTTGAATCAATAAAAATACCTTTTTTGGCTGACGAATGTGTTTAACCGCCCTCGCGCCCAACATACTGCCTACGGCATTACTAACTAAGACAAAAGCTAAGAGGTGAGCGTAAGTATAAGCATTAGACTGCAAGGCAATATCCAGCACCCGAAACCAAATAATTTCCAGGCTAATAGCTGCAAAACCCGAAAGAAAAACTAATAAATACCATTGTTTTGCCGAACGAGTTTGAGGCTGTATCTCAGAGTTTGCTAGCTTGGTGGTTTTTTGCCTTCGATCTTTAAACCAA from Myxosarcina sp. GI1 encodes:
- a CDS encoding ABC transporter ATP-binding protein yields the protein MNTSNNSNKHQSKLIRLKAIEKIYGSGNTAVHALDKVDLTILKGEYCSIMGASGSGKSTVMNIIGCLDRPTKGNYYLDNVAVAKLSDEELATIRNRKIGFVFQQFHLLPQVSALENVMLPMVYAGVSSRERRDRAVEALTKVGLGNRLHNKPNQLSGGQQQRVAIARAIVNRPLLLLADEPTGALDSQTTKEVLNIFGELHDSGITVVMVTHEPDVARLTKRIIWFKDGRVTHNRLSPEEMLEVAVAS
- a CDS encoding malectin domain-containing carbohydrate-binding protein; the encoded protein is MENMQAGQMAHPNDTSKANEHQALLDLVPTETATHTAIASGSWFDPNTWKDGVVPTAGAIVHIPENISVTYEGYSDAPIFALRVDGNLTFTAENGTDTKIVVDTLYTTTKSHFEIDADATTDGTVDIEIRPFDIEAHKAMGALGWNMAAMQHYSDGATVTDTGAGTRRTRDYETVEDGAGVLGRYNWDPKQLSLGIVTHGAVRINGREKLAKTTASEVAMTGDISIELGDVPSGWQVGDRIVIVGTHYVEREANTGESLGSQDEIRTITQIDGNKITFDRALDFNHDTPREGLDAYVTNLTRNIKVHSSTDISIEGVLEADDVGDVATTLGHVMFMHNEDVQVRYAAFDDLGRTNKNDVLDDFQRQGFDGLDAERKTENGEWVTTPVNQITNIRGRYAVHLHRAGATATDSTALIQGSVITGGPGWGFVSHDSSADFYDNITYGVLGTGFMAETGNETGTWARNIAINTYGADYNDRIFTPSGDKYLFENNSTDLTTILEKRGSWKNHDMGHFGDGFWFQGKLINVVDNVSANSGLDGYFYMFRAPDQINVDPNVLVEPLSVHSPDGIHPFAPGLNVFVGNESIADTRGLEMIGIGGGRTNDERSVINNFTAWEVGDVGTGAQYYPGYTIKNSTFIASTNPKANAADGVLWRQVQVDTVLANLEIIGFDQQYDLRKKWSSGTLSQQGFDDPYTVIKEALANGEPNPLPNGYAHVLIDSGFTAAQASQSQFMGSTFDRNYDLILTSADLEIGRFEIELDDRSLKIDLDNKNITYGTAPDDPVRPTLQEGHVLLLKGTKTDSIGTIPIDYLNNSLVWHEDAVQHRLETFGYHQMANGSIGVILAELFSDRYTAEKHIVQFVAELDPRWEIMDGINLGVFNSADYPNVYIPEFLLNPEGISLFAPATSTDGIYRIAVGGGEFTDLNGKVWAADYGFSGGTAYYKAQEIANTDNDKIHYGKRAGNNFSYDIELSNGTYDVALHFMEPRSDAQIGSRVFDVYAENNLMLDNYDIMVALGAEAAPLTAITTTLSNIKVVDGILDLDFSNVAGLPVTLSGIEISPVTPDDTPTNLPTVGEQIAKLTASDAAANDMFGMAVAIDGETMVIGALLDDDNVTNSGSAYIFTKDTDGNWIETAKLTASDAANNDQFGRSISIDNDTMVIGARYDDDNGSNSGSAYIFTRQANGNWTQSAKLTAADGARGDEFGSVSISGNNVVIGAFGDDDKGSNSGAAYIFTQQANGSWTQSAKLTADDGESGDELGRRSIAINGNTAIVGARGDDDNGSNSGAAYIFTQQANGSWTQTAKLKAADAESNDLFGMSVSIDGDTAVVGSRYDDDKGSNSGSAYIFTRQANGNWTQTAKLTADDGESGDEFGYSVSIKDDTLIIGAWQDKDGASNNGSAYIFTRQANGNWTQTAKLKAADGADGDKFGYSATTDGNNVVVGAFEDDGIGSNSGSAYVFSLGHNPSDNLTPVVVADTITVDENSTNNAIDVLANDTSFGDGLMSLSADPTSINGGTISIDDRGTTDATDDLLVYTPATDFSGTDLFSYSIIDTNGDVATTDVTVTINPDTSENSPLRIDVGGRGFTDINGNVWQADYGFQGGLDHYRTQEIAGTDNDEIFYGKRYGRNISYDIAMENGNYDVVIHMMEPQSDAAVGRRVFDVYAEQELAMDNYDIWADMGTNAAPITAVSVTLPNITVTDGSLDLDFASEIDSYRPVNFAGIEIYSSI